The following proteins are encoded in a genomic region of Drosophila miranda strain MSH22 chromosome 4, D.miranda_PacBio2.1, whole genome shotgun sequence:
- the LOC108161632 gene encoding guanylate cyclase 32E isoform X1, which produces MPATATATARATARARAAFCCNLALPAAMLVLLLLGSQRSSLAGRGTAAASSTRRLSDTINIGFLAEYSQMRVTLGGLPLAVEDVNKNPHLLPGKKLAFKPVDIGKQSTYRIKPLRAMTQMRETGITAFIGPDESCTTEALLASAWNTPMLSFKCSDSIVSNKSTFPTFARTLAPASKVSKSVISLLSAFHWQKFAIVVSSKPIWGSDVARAIQELAEARNFTISHFKYISDYIPITKTLSQIDKIIEETYTTTRIYVFIGEHIAMVDFVRGLQNRRLLESGDYIVVSVDDEIYDSNRRVNIMERNYLDPYIRKEKSKSLDKISFRSVIKISMTYPQNPHIRDICSKIKEYARKTPFLVPYHQRVFDNISVPIYGLHLYDSVMIYVRAISEVLKLGGDIYDGNLVMSHIFNRSYHSIQGFDVYIDANGDAEGNYTVITLQNDLSSGYSGGSLAKMSMQPVGFFAYNKHSMIPEFRYIKNDRTIQWLNGRPPLAEPVCGFHGELCPRKKPDWRYLATGPLCALVVVVAIALLIKHYRYEQTLAGLLWKVDMKEVTVINLGEYNNPSNKNIFQICRQSILVVGEPNKRSFTNIALFRGNIVAMKKIHKKNVDITRSIRKELKLMREVRHENIINFIGASTDHGSVILFTTYCARGSLEDVLANEDLHLDHMFVSSLVSDILKGMIYLHDSEIISHGNLRSSNCLIDSRWVCQISDFGLQELKVGQEEPNKSELELKRALCMAPELLRDAYRPGRGSQKGDVYSFGILLYEMIGRKGPWGDAAYSKEEIIKFVKCPELLQHGVFRPALTHTHLDIPDYIRQCLCQCWDEDPEVRPDIRLVRMHLKELQAGLKPNIFDNMLSIMEKYAYNLEGLVQERTNLLYEEKKKTDMLLYQMLPRTVAELLKRGDPVEAECFDCVTILFSDIVGFTELCTTSTPFEVVEMLNDLYTCCDTIISNYDVYKVETIGDAYMVVSGLPLQNGNRHAGEIASLALHLLETVANLKIRHKPTETVQFRIGIHSGPCAAGVVGQKMPRYCLFGDTVNTASRMESTGESMKIHISEVTYQLLQSIGSYVCIERGLTSIKGKGDMRTYWLTNRLQPELTPDLISTVDTVDAYCSMSRTSMDHTVLQYRSPTAMPGNIRAGACNCATKCLYSRRSDDNVTNSHETPEFPKMTEPTPMNCSHLCVCRLNSSQLFNNRSPRSAPSITFRL; this is translated from the exons GTGACTCTTGGCGGACTGCCGCTGGCCGTGGAAGACGTTAACAAGAACCCACATCTCCTGCCGGGCAAGAAGTTGGCCTTCAAGCCCGTGGACATTGGCAAACAGAGTACATATCGGATCAAGCCTTTAAG GGCAATGACCCAAATGCGGGAGACTGGCATCACAGCCTTCATTGGGCCCGACGAGAGCTGTACGACCGAGGCCCTGCTGGCCTCCGCCTGGAATACCCCGATGCTGTCATTT AAATGCTCTGACTCAATTGTCTCCAACAAAAGCACATTTCCCACCTTTGCACGAACTCTGGCACCAGCCTCGAAG GTATCCAAGAGTGTGATAAGTCTGCTGAGCGCCTTCCACTGGCAGAAGTTTGCTATCGTAGTGAGCTCCAAGCCCATTTGGGGCTCAGATGTGGCACGGGCCATACAG GAACTGGCAGAGGCCAGGAACTTCACCATCAGCCACTTTAAGTATATATCGGACTATATCCCAATCACGAAAACCCTGTCGCAGATTGATAAAATCATAGAAGAGACCTACACGACGACACGCA TCTACGTGTTTATCGGGGAGCATATAGCGATGGTGGACTTTGTGCGAGGTCTCCAGAACCGACGGCTGCTCGAGAGCGGCGACTACATCGTGGTGTCCGTGGACGACGAGATCTACGACTCGAACCGACGGGTGAACATTATGGAACGTA ATTATTTAGATCCTTATATTAGAAAAGAAAAGAGCAAATCACTGGACAAAATCTCATTTCGTTCAGTTATAAAAATAAGCATGACATATCCACAAAACCCCCATATTCG CGATATTTGCTCGAAAATAAAGGAATATGCACGCAAGACTCCATTCCTGGTGCCATATCATCAGCGTGTGTTCGACAACATATCG GTCCCCATTTATGGCCTGCATCTGTACGATAGTGTTATGATATATGTACGCGCCATTTCGGAAGTCCTTAAGCTCGGCGGAGATATATACGATGGAAACTTAGTAATGAGTCATATATTCAATAGATCTTACCATTCAATACAGGGATTTGAt GTCTACATAGATGCCAATGGCGATGCGGAGGGCAATTACACGGTAATAACATTGCAGAACGATTTAAGCAGCGGATACTCGGGCGGATCCCTGGCCAAGATGTCCATGCAGCCAGTGGGATTCTTTGCCTACAACAAGCATTCCATGATACCC GAGTTCCGTTACATAAAGAATGACAGAACCATACAATGGCTCAATGGTCGGCCACCACTGGCGGAGCCTGTCTGCGGCTTCCACGGGGAGCTGTGTCCGCGCAAGAAGCCCGATTGGCGGTACCTGGCCACGGGTCCATTGTGTGCCCTAGTCGTGGTCGTGGCCATCGCTCTATTAATCAA ACATTATCGCTATGAACAGACCCTGGCTGGACTCTTGTGGAAGGTGGACATGAAGGAGGTGACGGTCATCAATCTGGGCGAATACAACAATCCCAGCAACAAGAACATA TTTCAAATCTGTCGTCAAAGTATCCTTGTGGTTGGGGAGCCGAACAAGAGGTCCTTTACAAATATTG CTCTTTTTCGGGGGAATATTGTGGCCATGAAGAAGATTCACAAGAAGAACGTGGACATCACGCGATCGATACGAAAGGAATTGAAACTAATGCGTGAA GTACGGCACGAGAACATCATTAATTTCATAGGCGCCTCCACGGACCATGGATCCGTAATCCTATTTACCACGTACTGTGCCCGAGGCAGCCTGGAGGATGTGCTGGCCAACGAGGACCTGCATCTGGACCACATGTTCGTGTCGTCGCTGGTCTCGGACATTTTGAAGGGCATGATTTACCTGCACGACTCGGAGATCATATCGCATGGCAACCTGCGGTCCAGCAACTGCCTCATCGACTCCCGCTGGGTGTGCCAGATATCGGACTTTGGCCTGCAGGAGCTCAAGGTGGGTCAGGAGGAGCCGAACAA AAGTGAGCTGGAATTGAAACGTGCCCTGTGCATGGCGCCGGAGCTTTTGAGGGATGCCTATCGACCGGGCCGTGGCTCGCAGAAGGGGGATGTCTACTCCTTCGGTATACTCCTTTACGAAATGATTGGCCGCAAGGGTCCCTGGGGCGATGCGGCCTACTCGAAGGAGG AGATAATTAAGTTTGTCAAGTGCCCGGAACTGCTGCAGCACGGAGTATTCCGTCCGGCTCTGACGCACACCCACTTGGACATACCCGACTATATCCGACAGTGTCTCTGCCAGTGCTGGGACGAGGATCCAGAGGTCCGCCCGGACATTCGGCTGGTGCGCATGCACTTGAAGGAGTTGCAGGCTGGTTT AAAACCCAACATATTCGATAACATGCTCTCGATAATGGAGAAGTATGCCTACAATCTGGAGGGCCTCGTACAGGAGCGAACCAATTTGCTTTAcgaagagaaaaagaaaacgGATATGCTCCTCTACCAGATGCTGCCCAG AACTGTTGCCGAGCTACTGAAGCGAGGGGATCCCGTCGAAGCAGAATGTTTTGATTGTGTGACCATCCTGTTTAGCGACATTGTGGGATTCACGGAACTCTGCACCACCAGCACACCCTTTGAGGTGGTGGAGATGTTGAATGATTTGTACACCTGCTGCGATACCATTATATCCAACTATGATGTTTATAAG GTTGAGACGATTGGGGATGCCTATATGGTGGTGTCCGGATTGCCTCTGCAGAATGGAAACCGACACGCTGGGGAGATAGCCTCCTTGGCCCTGCACTTGCTGGAGACGGTGGCAAATCTCAAGATCCGCCACAAGCCCACGGAAACTGTACAGTTTCGCATCGGAATACACTCGGGCCCGTGTGCGGCAGGTGTCGTGGGACAGAAG ATGCCCAGATACTGCCTCTTTGGGGACACTGTGAACACAGCCTCGCGCATGGAGAGCACCGGAGAGTCCATGAAAATCCACATCTCAGAGGTCACGTACCAGCTCCTGCAGTCAATTGGCAGCTATGTCTGCATCGAACGGGGTCTGACCAGCATAAAG GGCAAGGGCGACATGCGAACTTATTGGCTCACGAATCGCCTACAGCCCGAGCTGACGCCGGACCTCATCAGCACCGTGGACACTGTGGATGCCTACTGTTCAATGAGCCGGACCAGCATGGATCACACAGTGCTGCAGTATCGCAGTCCCACGGCCATGCCGGGCAACATCAGAGCTGGTGCCTGCAACTGTGCCACGAAATGCTTGTACAGTCGTCGCTCCGATGACAATGTGACCAACTCCCACGAGACACCAGAGTTCCCAAAGATGACCGAACCGACGCCGATGAACTGCAGTCATCTGTGCGTGTGTCGCCTGAACAGCAGTCAACTTTTTAACAATCGCAGTCCGCGATCGGCGCCAAGCATTACCTTTAGACTATAA
- the LOC108161632 gene encoding guanylate cyclase 32E isoform X2: protein MPATATATARATARARAAFCCNLALPAAMLVLLLLGSQRSSLAGRGTAAASSTRRLSDTINIGFLAEYSQMRVTLGGLPLAVEDVNKNPHLLPGKKLAFKPVDIGKQSTYRIKPLRAMTQMRETGITAFIGPDESCTTEALLASAWNTPMLSFKCSDSIVSNKSTFPTFARTLAPASKVSKSVISLLSAFHWQKFAIVVSSKPIWGSDVARAIQELAEARNFTISHFKYISDYIPITKTLSQIDKIIEETYTTTRIYVFIGEHIAMVDFVRGLQNRRLLESGDYIVVSVDDEIYDSNRRVNIMERNYLDPYIRKEKSKSLDKISFRSVIKISMTYPQNPHIRDICSKIKEYARKTPFLVPYHQRVFDNISVPIYGLHLYDSVMIYVRAISEVLKLGGDIYDGNLVMSHIFNRSYHSIQGFDVYIDANGDAEGNYTVITLQNDLSSGYSGGSLAKMSMQPVGFFAYNKHSMIPEFRYIKNDRTIQWLNGRPPLAEPVCGFHGELCPRKKPDWRYLATGPLCALVVVVAIALLIKHYRYEQTLAGLLWKVDMKEVTVINLGEYNNPSNKNIFQICRQSILVVGEPNKRSFTNIALFRGNIVAMKKIHKKNVDITRSIRKELKLMREVRHENIINFIGASTDHGSVILFTTYCARGSLEDVLANEDLHLDHMFVSSLVSDILKGMIYLHDSEIISHGNLRSSNCLIDSRWVCQISDFGLQELKVGQEEPNKSELELKRALCMAPELLRDAYRPGRGSQKGDVYSFGILLYEMIGRKGPWGDAAYSKEEIIKFVKCPELLQHGVFRPALTHTHLDIPDYIRQCLCQCWDEDPEVRPDIRLVRMHLKELQAENPTYSITCSR from the exons GTGACTCTTGGCGGACTGCCGCTGGCCGTGGAAGACGTTAACAAGAACCCACATCTCCTGCCGGGCAAGAAGTTGGCCTTCAAGCCCGTGGACATTGGCAAACAGAGTACATATCGGATCAAGCCTTTAAG GGCAATGACCCAAATGCGGGAGACTGGCATCACAGCCTTCATTGGGCCCGACGAGAGCTGTACGACCGAGGCCCTGCTGGCCTCCGCCTGGAATACCCCGATGCTGTCATTT AAATGCTCTGACTCAATTGTCTCCAACAAAAGCACATTTCCCACCTTTGCACGAACTCTGGCACCAGCCTCGAAG GTATCCAAGAGTGTGATAAGTCTGCTGAGCGCCTTCCACTGGCAGAAGTTTGCTATCGTAGTGAGCTCCAAGCCCATTTGGGGCTCAGATGTGGCACGGGCCATACAG GAACTGGCAGAGGCCAGGAACTTCACCATCAGCCACTTTAAGTATATATCGGACTATATCCCAATCACGAAAACCCTGTCGCAGATTGATAAAATCATAGAAGAGACCTACACGACGACACGCA TCTACGTGTTTATCGGGGAGCATATAGCGATGGTGGACTTTGTGCGAGGTCTCCAGAACCGACGGCTGCTCGAGAGCGGCGACTACATCGTGGTGTCCGTGGACGACGAGATCTACGACTCGAACCGACGGGTGAACATTATGGAACGTA ATTATTTAGATCCTTATATTAGAAAAGAAAAGAGCAAATCACTGGACAAAATCTCATTTCGTTCAGTTATAAAAATAAGCATGACATATCCACAAAACCCCCATATTCG CGATATTTGCTCGAAAATAAAGGAATATGCACGCAAGACTCCATTCCTGGTGCCATATCATCAGCGTGTGTTCGACAACATATCG GTCCCCATTTATGGCCTGCATCTGTACGATAGTGTTATGATATATGTACGCGCCATTTCGGAAGTCCTTAAGCTCGGCGGAGATATATACGATGGAAACTTAGTAATGAGTCATATATTCAATAGATCTTACCATTCAATACAGGGATTTGAt GTCTACATAGATGCCAATGGCGATGCGGAGGGCAATTACACGGTAATAACATTGCAGAACGATTTAAGCAGCGGATACTCGGGCGGATCCCTGGCCAAGATGTCCATGCAGCCAGTGGGATTCTTTGCCTACAACAAGCATTCCATGATACCC GAGTTCCGTTACATAAAGAATGACAGAACCATACAATGGCTCAATGGTCGGCCACCACTGGCGGAGCCTGTCTGCGGCTTCCACGGGGAGCTGTGTCCGCGCAAGAAGCCCGATTGGCGGTACCTGGCCACGGGTCCATTGTGTGCCCTAGTCGTGGTCGTGGCCATCGCTCTATTAATCAA ACATTATCGCTATGAACAGACCCTGGCTGGACTCTTGTGGAAGGTGGACATGAAGGAGGTGACGGTCATCAATCTGGGCGAATACAACAATCCCAGCAACAAGAACATA TTTCAAATCTGTCGTCAAAGTATCCTTGTGGTTGGGGAGCCGAACAAGAGGTCCTTTACAAATATTG CTCTTTTTCGGGGGAATATTGTGGCCATGAAGAAGATTCACAAGAAGAACGTGGACATCACGCGATCGATACGAAAGGAATTGAAACTAATGCGTGAA GTACGGCACGAGAACATCATTAATTTCATAGGCGCCTCCACGGACCATGGATCCGTAATCCTATTTACCACGTACTGTGCCCGAGGCAGCCTGGAGGATGTGCTGGCCAACGAGGACCTGCATCTGGACCACATGTTCGTGTCGTCGCTGGTCTCGGACATTTTGAAGGGCATGATTTACCTGCACGACTCGGAGATCATATCGCATGGCAACCTGCGGTCCAGCAACTGCCTCATCGACTCCCGCTGGGTGTGCCAGATATCGGACTTTGGCCTGCAGGAGCTCAAGGTGGGTCAGGAGGAGCCGAACAA AAGTGAGCTGGAATTGAAACGTGCCCTGTGCATGGCGCCGGAGCTTTTGAGGGATGCCTATCGACCGGGCCGTGGCTCGCAGAAGGGGGATGTCTACTCCTTCGGTATACTCCTTTACGAAATGATTGGCCGCAAGGGTCCCTGGGGCGATGCGGCCTACTCGAAGGAGG AGATAATTAAGTTTGTCAAGTGCCCGGAACTGCTGCAGCACGGAGTATTCCGTCCGGCTCTGACGCACACCCACTTGGACATACCCGACTATATCCGACAGTGTCTCTGCCAGTGCTGGGACGAGGATCCAGAGGTCCGCCCGGACATTCGGCTGGTGCGCATGCACTTGAAGGAGTTGCAGGCTG AAAACCCAACATATTCGATAACATGCTCTCGATAA
- the LOC108161634 gene encoding homogentisate 1,2-dioxygenase isoform X2, with protein MSQYKYLSGFGSHFSSEDERYPNSLPLGQNSPQVCPYKLYAEQLSGSAFTAPRTENVRTWLYRKLPSAVHQPFQPFKGAPYFKQNWDEQPPNPNQLRWKPFDLPPQQGRKVTFVEGLHTVCGAGDPRARHGLAIHIYSCNESMDNSAFYNSDGDFLIVPQQGILDITTEMGRMKVAPNEICVIPQGIRFAVSVNGPSRGYILEVYDGHFVLPDLGPIGANGLANPRDFETPVAWFNDRPIEDFQVISKFQGSLFVAQQNHSVFDVVAWHGNYVPYKYDLSKFMVINSVSFDHCDPSIFTVLTCPSLRAGTAIADFVIFPPRWSVQEHTFRPPYYHRNCMSEFMGLILGKYEAKEDGFAAGGATLHSIMTPHGPDVKCFEGASNAKLVPERIAEGTQAFMFESSLSLAVTKWGEDTCQKLDGAYYECWQALKDNFTLGKAQK; from the exons ATGTCGCAGTATAAG TACCTGTCGGGTTTTGGCTCGCACTTTTCCTCCGAGGATGAGCGGTATCCCAACTCCTTGCCGCTGGGTCAGAACTCGCCTCAGGTTTGTCCTTACAAACTTTATGCAGAGCAACTCTCAGGAAGCGCCTTCACAGCGCCAAGAACCGAAAACGTAAGAACCTGGCTCTACAGAAAACTGCCTTCGGCAGTGCATCAGCCATTCCAGCCGTTTAAAGGAGCGCCCTACTTCAAGCAAAACTGGGATGAGCAGCCACCAAACCCAAATCAG CTTCGCTGGAAACCCTTCGATTTGCCGCCTCAGCAGGGCAGGAAGGTTACTTTCGTAGAGGGTCTGCATACGGTCTGTGGCGCTGGGGATCCTAGAGCTCGACATGGGCTGGCGATCCACATATACTCGTGCAACGAGTCCATGGATAACTCGGCTTTCTACAACAGCGATGGTGATTTCTTGATCG TGCCTCAGCAGGGAATTTTGGATATAACCACCGAGATGGGTCGAATGAAAGTGGCACCCAACGAGATTTGCGTGATCCCTCAGGGCATTCGATTCGCTGTCAGTGTGAACGGTCCCTCCAG AGGCTATATACTGGAGGTGTACGATGGTCATTTCGTTTTGCCAGACCTGGGACCCATCGGTGCCAATGGTCTGGCCAATCCCAGGGACTTTGAAACGCCAGTGGCTTGGTTCAATGATCGACCCATCGAAG ACTTCCAGGTTATATCCAAATTCCAGGGCAGTCTCTTTGTTGCCCAGCAGAATCACAGTGTCTTCGATGTGGTGGCCTGGCATGGAAACTATGTTCCCTACAAATACGATCTATCCAAGTTCATGGTCATCAATTCGGTGAGCTTCGACCACTGCGATCCCAGCATCTTCACAGTCCTCACGTGTCCAAGTCTGAGGGCTGGAACCGCCATTGCCGACTTTGTCATCTTCCCACCCAGGTGGTCCGTTCAGGAGCACACGTTCCGACCGCCCTACTATCACA GAAACTGCATGAGCGAGTTCATGGGCTTGATTTTAGGTAAATATGAGGCCAAGGAGGATGGCTTTGCCGCTGGTGGAGCCACTCTCCACTCGATTATGACCCCACATGGTCCGGATGTAAAGTGCTTTGAGGGCGCCTCGAATGCGAAACTTGTGCCGGAACGTATCGCTGAGGGAACACAG GCCTTTATGTTCGAGTCCTCGCTGAGTCTGGCCGTGACCAAATGGGGAGAGGACACATGCCAGAAGCTGGATGGCGCTTACTACGAATGCTGGCAGGCCCTAAAGGATAATTTTACCCTTGGCAAAGCTCAGAAATAG
- the LOC108161637 gene encoding uncharacterized protein LOC108161637 isoform X1 yields the protein MAKFLPYPVCVFLMLQLTALVSMVDVEYKVVRIRRGRKPQAQMFWSFDAHELLCSPLYSLAAMSLFYYGYGLAYLRHEGPYKNLLLCLCNASVDLWRKFWPVMLLPWLMTVLPGVLPYPNRLWHCLTMDTSRMDFCFIHVVACVSFWIVSMMVVFLTFSFTVLSNLCLHRSTRIDRYVSPELRAYIRGINESYGFQLITIHPSISYISLWSFYHVAQ from the exons ATGGCTAAGTTTTTGCCGTATCCGGTGTGTGTGTTCCTGATGCTCCAGCTGACGGCCCTCGTGTCGATGGTGGACGTGGAGTACAAGGTTGTGAGGATACGTAGAGGCCGCAAGCCGCAAGCGCAGATGTTCTGGAGCTTTGATGCCCACGAGCTGCTCTGCAGTCCACTGTATTCTCTGGCCGCAATGAGCCTGTTTTACTACGGCTATGGTCTGGCGTATCTGCGCCATGAGGGCCCCTACAAGAACCTTCTCCTATGTCTGTGCAACGCCAGCGTGGACCTGTGGCGGAAATTCTGGCCGGTAATGCTACTGCCGTGGCTCATGACGGTGCTGCCCGGCGTACTGCCGTATCCCAATCGCCTGTGGCACTGCCTGACCATGGATACCTCGAGGATGGACTTTTGCTTCATCCATGTGGTGGCATGCGTTAGCTTTTGGATCGTGTCGATGATGGTGGTTTTTCTGACCTTCAGCTTTACCGTGTTGTCAAATCTCTGCCTGCACCGATCTACGCGAATCGATAGGTACGTGTCGCCCGAGCTACGCGCCTACATACGGGGCATAAACGAGTCGTACGGCTTTCAATTGATTACCATCCATCC ATCGATAAGTTACATCAGTTTGTGGTCGTTCTATCATGTAGCGCAGTAA
- the LOC108161637 gene encoding uncharacterized protein LOC108161637 isoform X2 has translation MAKFLPYPVCVFLMLQLTALVSMVDVEYKVVRIRRGRKPQAQMFWSFDAHELLCSPLYSLAAMSLFYYGYGLAYLRHEGPYKNLLLCLCNASVDLWRKFWPVMLLPWLMTVLPGVLPYPNRLWHCLTMDTSRMDFCFIHVVACVSFWIVSMMVVFLTFSFTVLSNLCLHRSTRIDRYVSPELRAYIRGINESYGFQLITIHP, from the coding sequence ATGGCTAAGTTTTTGCCGTATCCGGTGTGTGTGTTCCTGATGCTCCAGCTGACGGCCCTCGTGTCGATGGTGGACGTGGAGTACAAGGTTGTGAGGATACGTAGAGGCCGCAAGCCGCAAGCGCAGATGTTCTGGAGCTTTGATGCCCACGAGCTGCTCTGCAGTCCACTGTATTCTCTGGCCGCAATGAGCCTGTTTTACTACGGCTATGGTCTGGCGTATCTGCGCCATGAGGGCCCCTACAAGAACCTTCTCCTATGTCTGTGCAACGCCAGCGTGGACCTGTGGCGGAAATTCTGGCCGGTAATGCTACTGCCGTGGCTCATGACGGTGCTGCCCGGCGTACTGCCGTATCCCAATCGCCTGTGGCACTGCCTGACCATGGATACCTCGAGGATGGACTTTTGCTTCATCCATGTGGTGGCATGCGTTAGCTTTTGGATCGTGTCGATGATGGTGGTTTTTCTGACCTTCAGCTTTACCGTGTTGTCAAATCTCTGCCTGCACCGATCTACGCGAATCGATAGGTACGTGTCGCCCGAGCTACGCGCCTACATACGGGGCATAAACGAGTCGTACGGCTTTCAATTGATTACCATCCATCCGTAA
- the LOC108161634 gene encoding homogentisate 1,2-dioxygenase isoform X1, with protein MCGKLQPFPVRHLAEYRYLSGFGSHFSSEDERYPNSLPLGQNSPQVCPYKLYAEQLSGSAFTAPRTENVRTWLYRKLPSAVHQPFQPFKGAPYFKQNWDEQPPNPNQLRWKPFDLPPQQGRKVTFVEGLHTVCGAGDPRARHGLAIHIYSCNESMDNSAFYNSDGDFLIVPQQGILDITTEMGRMKVAPNEICVIPQGIRFAVSVNGPSRGYILEVYDGHFVLPDLGPIGANGLANPRDFETPVAWFNDRPIEDFQVISKFQGSLFVAQQNHSVFDVVAWHGNYVPYKYDLSKFMVINSVSFDHCDPSIFTVLTCPSLRAGTAIADFVIFPPRWSVQEHTFRPPYYHRNCMSEFMGLILGKYEAKEDGFAAGGATLHSIMTPHGPDVKCFEGASNAKLVPERIAEGTQAFMFESSLSLAVTKWGEDTCQKLDGAYYECWQALKDNFTLGKAQK; from the exons ATGTGCGGAAAACTTCAGCCTTTTCCTGTCCGCCATCTGGCTgaatatcgg TACCTGTCGGGTTTTGGCTCGCACTTTTCCTCCGAGGATGAGCGGTATCCCAACTCCTTGCCGCTGGGTCAGAACTCGCCTCAGGTTTGTCCTTACAAACTTTATGCAGAGCAACTCTCAGGAAGCGCCTTCACAGCGCCAAGAACCGAAAACGTAAGAACCTGGCTCTACAGAAAACTGCCTTCGGCAGTGCATCAGCCATTCCAGCCGTTTAAAGGAGCGCCCTACTTCAAGCAAAACTGGGATGAGCAGCCACCAAACCCAAATCAG CTTCGCTGGAAACCCTTCGATTTGCCGCCTCAGCAGGGCAGGAAGGTTACTTTCGTAGAGGGTCTGCATACGGTCTGTGGCGCTGGGGATCCTAGAGCTCGACATGGGCTGGCGATCCACATATACTCGTGCAACGAGTCCATGGATAACTCGGCTTTCTACAACAGCGATGGTGATTTCTTGATCG TGCCTCAGCAGGGAATTTTGGATATAACCACCGAGATGGGTCGAATGAAAGTGGCACCCAACGAGATTTGCGTGATCCCTCAGGGCATTCGATTCGCTGTCAGTGTGAACGGTCCCTCCAG AGGCTATATACTGGAGGTGTACGATGGTCATTTCGTTTTGCCAGACCTGGGACCCATCGGTGCCAATGGTCTGGCCAATCCCAGGGACTTTGAAACGCCAGTGGCTTGGTTCAATGATCGACCCATCGAAG ACTTCCAGGTTATATCCAAATTCCAGGGCAGTCTCTTTGTTGCCCAGCAGAATCACAGTGTCTTCGATGTGGTGGCCTGGCATGGAAACTATGTTCCCTACAAATACGATCTATCCAAGTTCATGGTCATCAATTCGGTGAGCTTCGACCACTGCGATCCCAGCATCTTCACAGTCCTCACGTGTCCAAGTCTGAGGGCTGGAACCGCCATTGCCGACTTTGTCATCTTCCCACCCAGGTGGTCCGTTCAGGAGCACACGTTCCGACCGCCCTACTATCACA GAAACTGCATGAGCGAGTTCATGGGCTTGATTTTAGGTAAATATGAGGCCAAGGAGGATGGCTTTGCCGCTGGTGGAGCCACTCTCCACTCGATTATGACCCCACATGGTCCGGATGTAAAGTGCTTTGAGGGCGCCTCGAATGCGAAACTTGTGCCGGAACGTATCGCTGAGGGAACACAG GCCTTTATGTTCGAGTCCTCGCTGAGTCTGGCCGTGACCAAATGGGGAGAGGACACATGCCAGAAGCTGGATGGCGCTTACTACGAATGCTGGCAGGCCCTAAAGGATAATTTTACCCTTGGCAAAGCTCAGAAATAG